In one Halofilum ochraceum genomic region, the following are encoded:
- the groL gene encoding chaperonin GroEL (60 kDa chaperone family; promotes refolding of misfolded polypeptides especially under stressful conditions; forms two stacked rings of heptamers to form a barrel-shaped 14mer; ends can be capped by GroES; misfolded proteins enter the barrel where they are refolded when GroES binds) — MAAKEVRFSNDARQRMQRGVDTLANAVKVTLGPRGRNVVIDKSFGAPNSTKDGVTVAKEIELEDKFENMGAQMVKEVSSQTSDEAGDGTTTATVLAQSMVREGMKSVTAGMNPMDLKRGMDSATKAAVKHLASLSKPCNDSKSIAQVGAISANADQEVGELIADAMEKVGQEGVITVEEGSGLENELDVVEGMEFDRGYQSPYFVTNNESMQAELENPYILIHDKKISNIRDLLPILEATSKESRPLLIVSEEVEGEALATLVVNNIRGIVKVCAVKAPGFGDRRKAMLQDLAVLTGGQVISEEVGMKLENATIEHLGTASKATIDKDSTTLVGGGGQKADIDGRVKQIKQQIEDSTSDYDKEKLQERLAKLAGGVAVIKVGAATETEMKERKDRVDDALHATRAAVEEGVVPGGGVALVRCIAGIDGVKGDNHDQDMGIGIVRRALEEPLRQIVYNSGGEPSVVLNQVRNEKGNYGYNAATGEFGDMIELGIIDPTKVSRTALQNASSIAGVMITTEAMIADAPQEDDHQHGGGGADMGGMGGMGGMGGMM; from the coding sequence ATGGCAGCGAAAGAAGTACGCTTCAGCAACGACGCGCGCCAGCGCATGCAGCGCGGTGTCGATACCCTGGCGAACGCCGTCAAGGTCACGCTCGGCCCGCGCGGTCGCAACGTGGTCATCGACAAGTCCTTCGGTGCACCCAACAGCACCAAGGACGGCGTGACCGTCGCCAAGGAAATCGAACTCGAGGACAAGTTCGAGAACATGGGCGCGCAGATGGTGAAGGAGGTCTCCTCGCAGACGTCCGACGAGGCCGGTGACGGCACCACCACCGCGACCGTGCTGGCCCAGTCCATGGTCCGCGAGGGCATGAAGTCGGTCACGGCCGGCATGAACCCGATGGACCTCAAGCGCGGCATGGACAGCGCGACGAAGGCGGCGGTCAAGCACCTCGCGAGTCTCTCCAAGCCCTGCAACGACTCGAAGTCGATCGCGCAGGTCGGTGCGATCTCCGCCAATGCCGACCAGGAAGTCGGTGAACTCATCGCCGATGCGATGGAGAAGGTCGGTCAGGAAGGCGTGATCACGGTCGAAGAGGGCTCCGGCCTCGAGAACGAACTCGACGTAGTCGAGGGGATGGAGTTCGATCGCGGCTACCAGAGCCCGTACTTCGTCACCAACAACGAGAGCATGCAGGCCGAGCTCGAGAATCCCTACATCCTGATCCACGACAAGAAGATCTCGAACATCCGTGATCTCCTGCCGATCCTCGAGGCGACCTCGAAGGAGAGCCGGCCGCTGCTGATCGTGTCCGAGGAAGTCGAGGGCGAGGCCCTGGCGACCCTGGTCGTGAACAACATCCGCGGCATCGTGAAGGTCTGTGCCGTGAAGGCGCCTGGCTTCGGTGACCGCCGCAAGGCCATGCTGCAGGACCTTGCCGTGCTGACCGGCGGCCAGGTGATCTCGGAAGAGGTCGGCATGAAGCTCGAGAACGCGACCATCGAGCATCTGGGTACCGCCAGCAAGGCGACCATCGACAAGGACAGCACCACGCTTGTCGGCGGCGGCGGCCAGAAGGCCGACATCGACGGCCGCGTGAAGCAGATCAAGCAGCAGATCGAGGACTCCACGTCGGACTATGACAAGGAGAAGCTGCAGGAGCGGCTGGCGAAGCTGGCCGGCGGCGTTGCCGTCATCAAGGTCGGTGCCGCGACCGAGACCGAGATGAAGGAGCGCAAGGACCGGGTCGACGACGCGCTGCACGCCACCCGTGCCGCGGTCGAGGAAGGCGTGGTCCCCGGTGGCGGCGTGGCGCTGGTGCGCTGCATCGCCGGTATCGACGGCGTCAAGGGCGACAACCATGACCAGGATATGGGCATCGGTATCGTCCGCCGCGCGCTCGAAGAGCCGCTGCGCCAGATCGTCTACAACTCCGGCGGTGAGCCCTCGGTGGTCCTGAACCAGGTCCGCAACGAGAAGGGCAACTATGGCTACAACGCCGCGACCGGCGAGTTCGGCGACATGATCGAACTCGGCATCATCGACCCGACCAAGGTTTCGCGTACTGCGCTGCAGAACGCATCCTCGATCGCGGGCGTGATGATCACGACCGAGGCGATGATCGCCGATGCGCCGCAGGAAGACGACCACCAGCACGGTGGTGGCGGTGCCGACATGGGCGGCATGGGCGGCATGGGAGGCATGGGCGGCATGATGTAA
- a CDS encoding glycoside hydrolase family 15 protein → MTRGADAMPDLELGLIGNCQISALVDTQGTIVWGCFPRLDGEPVFSHLIDDGNDRGRFAIELQDQTSSRQYYLRNTPILCTELHDRHGGALRITDFAPRFAQYGRRFRPVMLVRHVEVMSGTPVARIRLRPTAGYGADTHTVTQGSNHVRFVFDDQVLRLTTDAPVTSILQEQAQVLERDVTLILGPDESVTESVAEMGRRFFDETRTYWHEWVRSLAVPFDWQSAVIRAAITLKLSTFDDTGAVVAAMTTSIPEVADSGRNWDYRYCWLRDAYFVVHALNRLGATGTLERYLRYIINLVAGSDDALLQPLYGIGGETTLTESEADHLGGYRGMKPVRIGNDAYRQIQHDSYGAVVLAVTQAFFDERLTRPGDVALFRRLEPLGEHAARLFDQPDAGLWEYRGHEKVHTYSAVMCWAACDRLARIADRLELPDAHDAWRRRAGDMHAVISEQGWSERRGAFVESFGGERLDASLLLLHELDFVAADDPRFVATVEAIEGELRRGDHMFRYIGDDDFGTPENAFNICTFWYIDALAAIGRGAEARRLFENMLASTTRLGLLSEDMDPTTGELWGNFPQTYSMVGLINSALALSRRWEDAF, encoded by the coding sequence ATGACCCGCGGGGCGGACGCGATGCCCGACCTTGAACTCGGCCTGATCGGCAACTGCCAGATATCGGCGCTGGTCGATACCCAGGGCACGATCGTGTGGGGCTGCTTCCCGCGCCTGGATGGCGAGCCCGTGTTCTCGCACCTGATCGATGACGGCAACGACCGCGGCCGTTTCGCGATCGAACTGCAGGACCAGACCTCATCCCGCCAGTACTACCTGCGCAACACGCCCATCCTGTGCACGGAACTGCACGACCGCCATGGCGGCGCCCTGCGCATTACCGATTTCGCGCCGCGCTTCGCCCAGTACGGCCGCCGCTTCCGGCCGGTCATGCTGGTACGACACGTGGAGGTCATGAGCGGCACGCCCGTCGCCCGGATCCGCCTGCGCCCGACCGCCGGCTACGGCGCCGACACTCACACCGTGACCCAGGGCAGCAATCATGTACGTTTCGTGTTCGACGACCAGGTCCTGCGCCTGACGACCGACGCCCCGGTGACCTCCATTCTTCAGGAACAGGCGCAGGTCCTCGAACGCGACGTGACCCTGATCCTGGGGCCGGACGAGAGCGTCACCGAGTCGGTGGCCGAGATGGGGCGCCGCTTTTTCGACGAGACCCGCACGTACTGGCATGAGTGGGTGCGCTCTCTGGCGGTCCCGTTTGACTGGCAGTCCGCCGTGATCCGGGCCGCGATCACGCTCAAGCTGTCGACCTTCGACGATACCGGCGCGGTGGTCGCCGCCATGACCACCTCGATCCCGGAGGTCGCCGACAGCGGCCGCAACTGGGACTACCGCTACTGCTGGCTGCGGGATGCGTATTTCGTGGTCCATGCGCTCAACCGGCTGGGCGCCACCGGCACGCTGGAACGGTATCTGCGCTACATCATCAATCTGGTGGCCGGCAGCGACGACGCGCTGCTGCAACCGCTGTACGGCATCGGCGGCGAGACCACGCTGACCGAGAGCGAGGCCGATCACCTCGGTGGCTACCGCGGCATGAAACCGGTGCGGATCGGCAACGATGCCTACCGCCAGATCCAGCACGACAGCTACGGCGCCGTCGTGCTGGCCGTGACCCAGGCGTTCTTCGACGAACGCCTCACGCGGCCGGGGGATGTCGCGCTGTTCCGGCGGCTGGAGCCGCTGGGCGAGCACGCCGCACGCCTGTTCGACCAGCCCGACGCGGGCCTCTGGGAATACCGCGGCCACGAGAAGGTGCACACGTACTCCGCGGTGATGTGCTGGGCCGCCTGCGACCGGCTTGCCCGCATCGCCGATCGGCTGGAACTGCCCGACGCGCATGATGCATGGCGACGGCGTGCCGGGGACATGCACGCGGTCATCTCGGAGCAGGGTTGGAGCGAGCGCCGTGGTGCCTTTGTCGAGAGCTTCGGCGGCGAGCGTCTGGACGCGAGCCTGCTACTGCTGCACGAACTCGATTTCGTCGCCGCCGACGATCCGCGCTTCGTAGCGACCGTCGAGGCGATCGAGGGCGAGCTGCGCCGCGGCGACCATATGTTCCGGTATATCGGCGACGATGACTTCGGGACGCCGGAGAACGCCTTCAATATCTGCACCTTCTGGTACATCGACGCGCTCGCCGCCATCGGGCGGGGGGCGGAAGCGCGGCGGCTGTTCGAGAACATGCTGGCCTCCACCACGCGACTGGGTCTCCTCTCCGAGGACATGGACCCGACGACCGGCGAACTCTGGGGCAACTTCCCGCAGACCTATTCGATGGTGGGGCTGATCAATTCGGCGCTCGCGCTGAGCCGCCGCTGGGAGGATGCGTTTTGA
- a CDS encoding MgtC/SapB family protein translates to MDTVMQFERLGVALALGLLIGLERGWKRRSEAEGARVAGLRTFGLMGLLGGILALLAHELGALVLAVGFAALAAVLVLVYLQSVRARDEADRGITSLVAGLLTLTLGGLAGVGYTGVAAAGAVVTALLLNLKPTLHGWLERLSRDELLAVLKLGLISVVVLPVLPDRGYGPWEVLNPWAIWWLVVLIAGISFVGYFAMKMLGPGRGIPLTGLFGGLTSSTATTLSFARMGRRQPTLGPILASGIAIAAATMFPRILLEVAVVNPALLAALAPVLAVVTLLMLLGAALLWWRSPGPVESGEVSLKNPFEIAPALQFAALLAGVMVLAEAARQWFGDTGVFVLAAVSGLTDVDAITLSMARMARDGLAPDSAVGAILIAAAVNTAVKVVLAALLGRAGMALRLTVVFAPALAGGGLVWYLT, encoded by the coding sequence ATGGATACCGTAATGCAGTTCGAGCGCCTCGGCGTCGCACTGGCCCTGGGCCTTCTGATCGGGCTGGAACGCGGCTGGAAGCGGCGGAGCGAGGCGGAGGGCGCGCGCGTCGCCGGCCTGCGAACCTTCGGCCTGATGGGGCTCCTTGGCGGTATCCTGGCGTTGCTGGCGCACGAACTTGGTGCGCTCGTGCTCGCGGTCGGTTTCGCGGCGCTGGCGGCCGTGCTGGTGCTGGTCTACCTGCAGAGCGTGCGCGCGCGGGATGAAGCGGATCGAGGGATCACCAGCCTCGTCGCCGGGCTGTTGACGTTGACCCTGGGCGGTCTGGCCGGGGTGGGTTACACCGGGGTCGCGGCGGCGGGGGCGGTCGTCACCGCGCTCCTGCTGAATCTCAAGCCGACCCTCCATGGCTGGCTCGAGCGCCTGTCCCGGGATGAGCTGCTGGCGGTCCTCAAGCTGGGGCTGATCTCGGTGGTGGTGCTGCCGGTCCTGCCGGACCGGGGATATGGGCCGTGGGAGGTATTGAATCCATGGGCGATCTGGTGGCTGGTCGTGCTGATCGCCGGGATATCGTTCGTGGGCTACTTCGCGATGAAGATGCTCGGGCCGGGACGCGGAATCCCGCTGACCGGTCTGTTCGGTGGCCTGACCTCATCGACCGCCACCACGCTGAGCTTCGCGCGCATGGGTCGGCGGCAGCCGACGCTGGGGCCGATTCTGGCCAGCGGTATCGCCATCGCCGCGGCCACGATGTTCCCGCGTATCCTGCTCGAGGTGGCCGTGGTGAACCCCGCGCTGTTGGCTGCCCTCGCGCCGGTGCTTGCCGTCGTGACCCTGCTGATGCTGCTCGGGGCGGCGCTGTTGTGGTGGCGCAGCCCCGGTCCGGTGGAGAGCGGGGAGGTCAGTCTGAAGAATCCCTTCGAGATCGCGCCGGCGCTGCAGTTCGCGGCCCTGTTGGCGGGGGTCATGGTGCTGGCCGAGGCGGCCCGTCAGTGGTTCGGTGACACCGGCGTGTTCGTGCTCGCGGCGGTGTCGGGGCTGACCGATGTGGATGCGATCACCCTTTCCATGGCGCGCATGGCAAGAGACGGCCTCGCGCCGGATTCGGCGGTGGGGGCAATCCTGATCGCGGCCGCCGTGAACACGGCGGTGAAGGTCGTCCTTGCCGCCCTGCTCGGGCGGGCCGGGATGGCCCTGCGCCTGACTGTGGTATTCGCCCCGGCGCTCGCCGGCGGCGGGCTGGTCTGGTATCTGACCTGA
- a CDS encoding TlpA family protein disulfide reductase: MNSRLWIIVVVAGALGLGAGAAVRHWLPAPETASAEATAEPAATGGGQDEAPDVVGARRPDFRLPDRSGEPRSIGDFGDRVVLLNFWATWCPPCLEEIPALDRLHQALGDQGFSVVGVALEGAEPVRAFAQKHEVGYPLLVGGREAFDIAAEYGNGRGTLPYSVVIDRSGTIRATHQGALTRDEAQALVAPWL; the protein is encoded by the coding sequence TTGAACAGCCGCCTGTGGATCATCGTCGTCGTAGCCGGTGCCCTGGGTCTCGGCGCGGGCGCTGCGGTCCGCCACTGGCTGCCCGCCCCGGAAACCGCGAGCGCGGAGGCGACGGCCGAACCGGCCGCCACTGGCGGCGGGCAGGACGAAGCGCCCGATGTCGTGGGCGCGCGGCGCCCGGATTTCCGTCTGCCGGACCGGAGTGGCGAGCCCCGCTCAATCGGCGATTTCGGCGACCGGGTCGTCCTGCTGAACTTCTGGGCGACATGGTGCCCGCCCTGCCTGGAAGAGATCCCCGCCCTGGACCGGCTCCACCAGGCACTCGGCGACCAGGGGTTCAGCGTGGTCGGCGTGGCGCTCGAAGGCGCGGAACCCGTGCGCGCATTCGCGCAGAAACATGAGGTCGGCTATCCGCTGCTGGTCGGCGGGCGCGAGGCCTTCGACATCGCCGCCGAGTACGGCAACGGCCGCGGCACGCTCCCCTACAGCGTGGTGATCGATCGCTCGGGGACCATTCGGGCCACCCACCAGGGCGCGTTGACGCGCGATGAGGCGCAGGCACTTGTCGCCCCCTGGCTGTAG
- a CDS encoding FxsA family protein: protein MPALLLIFIVVPLVEIYVLIEIGTIIGALPTVLACVGTAILGGGLLRYQGFQTLRRAQRNMDRGQIPAMEMFEGVALAMGGALLLTPGFVTDMAGFLCLIPWTRRALIAAALRRMQVRYTSSGPGGPDDPGGTGGTRGTIEGEFRRRD from the coding sequence GTGCCGGCACTCCTGTTGATCTTTATTGTCGTCCCGCTGGTCGAGATCTACGTGCTGATCGAGATCGGGACCATCATCGGCGCCCTGCCGACCGTGCTCGCCTGTGTGGGGACCGCCATCCTCGGCGGCGGCCTGCTCCGCTACCAGGGCTTCCAGACCCTGCGCCGGGCCCAGCGCAACATGGATCGGGGCCAGATTCCCGCTATGGAGATGTTCGAGGGCGTCGCGCTGGCGATGGGCGGCGCGCTGCTGCTCACCCCCGGTTTCGTCACCGACATGGCCGGCTTCCTCTGCCTGATCCCCTGGACCCGCCGGGCGCTGATCGCCGCCGCGCTGCGCCGTATGCAGGTGCGCTACACGAGCTCGGGACCGGGTGGGCCGGATGACCCTGGAGGGACGGGCGGCACCCGCGGCACGATCGAAGGCGAATTCCGCCGTCGCGACTGA
- the aroQ gene encoding type II 3-dehydroquinate dehydratase: MADILVLHGPNLNLLGSREPDQYGHTSLAAIDQRLGERARTAGRSLESFQSNAEHALIDRLHAAREEGVAWAICNPAGLTHTSVALRDALLATAIPFIEVHLSNVHAREPFRHHSYFSDVATGVITGLGARGYELALEAILDRFEN; the protein is encoded by the coding sequence ATGGCCGACATACTCGTACTGCATGGTCCCAACCTGAACCTGCTCGGCAGCCGGGAACCCGATCAGTATGGCCACACCAGCCTCGCCGCGATCGACCAGCGACTCGGCGAGCGCGCGCGAACGGCGGGGCGTAGCCTCGAAAGCTTTCAGTCCAACGCCGAGCACGCGCTCATCGACCGACTGCATGCGGCCCGCGAGGAAGGAGTCGCCTGGGCGATCTGCAACCCGGCGGGGCTCACCCATACCAGCGTGGCGCTGCGGGACGCACTGCTCGCGACCGCGATCCCGTTCATCGAGGTCCACCTGTCGAACGTGCACGCACGCGAACCGTTTCGCCATCACTCGTATTTCTCCGACGTCGCGACCGGAGTCATTACCGGACTCGGCGCGCGCGGTTATGAACTCGCCCTGGAGGCGATTCTGGACCGATTCGAGAACTGA
- the groES gene encoding co-chaperone GroES yields the protein MNIRPLHDRVVIKRLEEERTTAGGIVIPDTAAEKPQRGEVVAVGKGKPTDDGGVRTPEVQTGDKVLFGKYAGTEIKIDDEDYLVMREDDVVAVLEG from the coding sequence ATGAATATCCGTCCGTTGCACGATCGCGTCGTCATCAAGCGCCTGGAAGAGGAGCGCACGACCGCGGGCGGCATCGTGATCCCCGACACGGCGGCCGAAAAGCCGCAGCGGGGCGAGGTCGTTGCCGTCGGCAAGGGCAAGCCCACTGACGACGGCGGTGTCCGCACCCCCGAAGTCCAGACCGGGGACAAGGTGCTGTTCGGCAAATATGCCGGTACCGAGATCAAGATCGACGACGAGGACTACCTCGTCATGCGCGAAGACGACGTCGTCGCCGTGCTCGAAGGCTGA
- a CDS encoding alpha,alpha-trehalose-phosphate synthase (UDP-forming) yields MTRLVVVSNRVTVPKSRQKPQAGGLAVALSGALAEYGGLWFGWDGRVEETLPAAAEKTEVDGITYATTPLTPYEYDHYYAGYSNTVLWPLCHFMLGRMEYHGDYRRSYEAVNERFADQLTPLLEGDELIWVNDYHLVPLARALRARGVERPIGFFLHIPFPSYGLLKAMPGWRDWLRALATYDLVGLQTAEDRRALETSLVYGLGAEWVEGGVRLDGQVIRTTARPVGVDVEELGALAADSTGSRRVNRLVESLGPRDLIIGAERLDYSKGLPQRFDAYERLLEEQRRRRGRTVFMQIASPSRENIGEYEALRETLESRAGHINGRFADFDWVPTRYMNKTFARGSLLGFFRIARVGFVTPLRDGMNLVAKEFVAAQDPADPGVLVLSELAGAAAELEAAVIVNPYDREGMAAGLEQALSMSQAERLERWRHMIDVLSANSLTAWRRNYLADLETAAAARANPSRPPAHP; encoded by the coding sequence TTGACCCGTCTGGTCGTCGTCTCCAACCGGGTGACCGTGCCGAAATCACGGCAGAAGCCGCAGGCGGGCGGGCTGGCTGTCGCGCTGTCCGGGGCCCTAGCCGAGTACGGCGGTCTGTGGTTCGGCTGGGACGGGCGCGTGGAGGAGACGCTGCCGGCGGCCGCGGAGAAAACCGAAGTGGACGGCATCACCTATGCCACCACGCCCCTGACCCCCTACGAATACGACCACTACTACGCCGGCTACTCGAACACGGTGCTGTGGCCCCTATGCCATTTCATGCTCGGCCGCATGGAGTACCACGGCGACTACCGGCGCAGCTACGAGGCGGTCAACGAGCGCTTCGCCGACCAGCTCACGCCGCTGCTCGAGGGAGACGAGCTCATCTGGGTGAACGATTACCACCTCGTGCCGCTCGCGCGGGCACTGCGCGCGCGCGGCGTCGAGCGCCCGATCGGCTTTTTCCTTCACATCCCCTTCCCGAGCTACGGACTGCTCAAGGCGATGCCGGGCTGGCGCGACTGGCTGCGCGCTTTGGCGACCTATGACCTGGTCGGCCTGCAGACCGCCGAGGACCGGCGCGCGCTGGAGACCTCGCTGGTGTATGGGCTGGGCGCGGAATGGGTCGAGGGCGGGGTCCGCCTCGACGGCCAGGTCATCCGCACGACCGCACGCCCGGTGGGCGTGGACGTCGAGGAACTCGGGGCGCTGGCGGCGGACTCCACCGGCAGCCGGCGCGTGAACCGGCTGGTGGAGAGCCTTGGGCCCCGCGATCTGATCATCGGTGCCGAGCGGCTCGATTATTCGAAAGGGCTGCCGCAGCGTTTCGACGCCTACGAACGGCTGCTGGAGGAACAGCGCCGGCGGCGGGGCCGGACGGTCTTCATGCAGATCGCGAGTCCGTCACGCGAGAACATCGGTGAGTACGAGGCCCTGCGGGAGACGCTGGAATCACGCGCAGGCCATATCAATGGCCGCTTCGCCGATTTCGACTGGGTCCCGACGCGCTACATGAACAAGACCTTCGCGCGCGGCTCGCTGCTGGGCTTTTTCCGGATCGCGCGCGTGGGATTCGTCACACCACTGCGCGATGGCATGAACCTGGTCGCGAAGGAATTCGTGGCGGCCCAGGATCCCGCCGATCCCGGCGTGCTGGTGCTGTCCGAACTGGCGGGCGCCGCCGCCGAGCTCGAGGCCGCGGTGATCGTCAATCCCTACGACCGCGAGGGCATGGCGGCGGGCCTGGAGCAGGCCCTGTCGATGTCGCAGGCGGAGCGCCTCGAACGCTGGCGGCACATGATCGACGTGCTCAGCGCCAACAGCCTGACCGCCTGGCGTCGCAATTACCTCGCGGACCTCGAGACCGCCGCGGCGGCGCGCGCGAATCCGTCCCGCCCGCCGGCGCATCCTTGA
- the dsbD gene encoding protein-disulfide reductase DsbD, with amino-acid sequence MDRGEYHTICLNRLLPAIALLIGLAFAPAGAETLGDSVGNASQPQLLPADEAFVLGAERQADATIVLHWTIAEDYYLYRDRSEFRLVDGGNASLGKPRFSPSDTKQDPFFGEVEVFHDEGSVRLPLNGEPDPGARLEVTYQGCNDPVGVCYPPIEKSIDLGSIEPASVSASADGGNRSEQGEIAAALADRGLWLTVLVFIGFGLLLTLTPCVLPMVPILAGVIAGDPHGGRAHRGAGLATVFVVTMALTYAAVGVVVGLTGASIQAWFQQAWVLGVFAGLFVLLALAMFGLFDLQLPDRLRGAVENRTRRLGGSFGGAAALGVVSAIVVSPCVTPPLIGALIYIADTGDPLTGGFALFALGIGMGLPLIAAAGFAGHLLPRAGPWMNRVRAAFGVLLLGVAIWLLQRVVPVPVSMVLWAVLLIVVGVQLGALASASTGWARLWKGIGLIAVLYGSILLVGATAGGQSLLQPLRGVIGGGAATQQTVDFEPVEDAADLRQKLAAAQRAGRPVMLDVYADWCVSCKELEAFTFPDPRVQAALEGAVLLRADVTPNDAGDKALLQRFDLYGPPAVLFFGTDGVERRGYRVVGYKGAAEFAEHTRQAFGRTESPS; translated from the coding sequence GTGGATCGAGGGGAGTACCACACCATCTGCCTGAATCGACTGCTCCCGGCCATCGCGCTGCTCATCGGCCTCGCGTTCGCCCCGGCGGGGGCCGAAACACTCGGCGACAGCGTCGGCAACGCCAGCCAGCCCCAACTGCTGCCGGCGGACGAGGCGTTCGTGCTGGGCGCGGAGCGCCAGGCGGACGCCACGATCGTGCTGCACTGGACCATCGCCGAGGACTATTACCTCTACCGCGACCGCAGCGAATTCCGCCTGGTCGATGGGGGTAACGCCAGCCTCGGCAAACCGCGGTTTTCGCCCTCGGATACGAAACAGGATCCGTTCTTCGGCGAGGTCGAGGTGTTTCACGACGAGGGCTCGGTCCGCCTGCCGCTGAATGGCGAGCCCGATCCGGGCGCGCGCCTGGAGGTCACTTACCAGGGCTGCAACGACCCGGTCGGCGTCTGCTATCCACCCATCGAGAAGAGCATCGATCTCGGCTCGATCGAACCGGCATCCGTGTCTGCATCCGCCGATGGGGGCAACCGTTCGGAGCAGGGCGAGATCGCCGCGGCACTCGCCGACCGTGGCCTGTGGCTGACCGTACTCGTTTTCATCGGCTTCGGCCTGCTGCTGACACTGACCCCCTGTGTGCTGCCGATGGTGCCGATCCTCGCCGGCGTGATCGCCGGCGATCCGCACGGCGGGCGCGCGCACCGCGGCGCGGGGCTCGCGACCGTGTTCGTGGTCACGATGGCCCTGACGTACGCGGCCGTCGGCGTCGTCGTCGGCCTCACCGGCGCCTCGATCCAGGCATGGTTCCAGCAGGCGTGGGTCCTGGGCGTATTCGCCGGGCTGTTCGTGCTGCTCGCGCTGGCGATGTTTGGTCTGTTCGACCTGCAGTTGCCGGACCGCCTGCGCGGCGCCGTGGAGAACCGCACGCGCCGGCTGGGCGGATCCTTCGGCGGCGCGGCGGCGCTCGGCGTGGTCTCCGCGATTGTCGTCAGCCCCTGCGTGACGCCACCGCTGATCGGCGCGCTCATCTACATCGCGGACACCGGTGACCCGTTGACCGGCGGCTTCGCCCTGTTCGCGCTCGGCATCGGCATGGGCCTGCCATTGATCGCCGCGGCCGGATTCGCCGGCCACCTGCTGCCGCGTGCCGGCCCGTGGATGAACCGTGTCCGGGCCGCCTTCGGCGTACTCCTGCTGGGTGTCGCGATCTGGCTGTTGCAGCGGGTCGTGCCGGTGCCGGTCTCGATGGTCCTTTGGGCGGTACTGCTGATCGTCGTCGGCGTCCAGCTTGGGGCGCTGGCGAGCGCCTCGACGGGTTGGGCGCGTCTGTGGAAGGGGATCGGCCTGATCGCCGTGCTCTACGGCTCGATCCTGCTGGTCGGGGCGACCGCGGGCGGCCAGAGCCTGCTCCAGCCCCTGCGCGGCGTGATCGGCGGCGGCGCGGCAACGCAACAGACCGTGGATTTCGAACCCGTCGAGGATGCCGCGGATCTGCGTCAGAAGCTCGCCGCGGCGCAGCGTGCCGGCCGCCCCGTCATGCTCGACGTCTACGCCGACTGGTGCGTGTCCTGCAAGGAACTCGAGGCGTTTACCTTCCCCGATCCGCGCGTGCAGGCCGCGCTCGAAGGCGCCGTCCTGCTGCGCGCCGACGTGACGCCGAACGACGCGGGCGACAAGGCGCTGCTGCAACGCTTCGACCTCTACGGCCCGCCGGCCGTGCTGTTCTTCGGCACCGACGGCGTCGAGCGGCGCGGCTACCGGGTCGTCGGTTACAAGGGGGCAGCGGAGTTCGCCGAGCACACCCGCCAGGCATTCGGCCGCACGGAGTCGCCGTCTTGA
- the cutA gene encoding divalent-cation tolerance protein CutA yields the protein MSDSGQLIVFSTVDSPEAARRLADSVVGAGLAACVNILPAVTSVFRWEAGADDPGQTGVQAETEVMLLMKTSTAAYPALERHLQAEHPYELPEIVAVPLTRGLPAFLQWIEGSTTPSA from the coding sequence ATGAGCGACAGCGGACAACTGATCGTTTTCTCCACCGTCGACAGCCCGGAGGCCGCCCGCCGCCTGGCCGACAGCGTCGTCGGCGCCGGGCTTGCCGCGTGCGTCAATATCCTGCCCGCGGTGACGTCGGTCTTCCGCTGGGAAGCCGGCGCCGACGATCCCGGCCAGACGGGGGTACAGGCCGAGACCGAGGTCATGCTGCTGATGAAGACCTCGACGGCCGCGTACCCCGCGCTCGAACGCCACCTGCAGGCCGAGCATCCGTATGAACTGCCGGAGATCGTCGCGGTCCCACTGACGCGGGGCCTGCCCGCATTCCTCCAGTGGATCGAGGGGAGTACCACACCATCTGCCTGA